Below is a genomic region from Erigeron canadensis isolate Cc75 chromosome 7, C_canadensis_v1, whole genome shotgun sequence.
TCAACAATTAAACAATCTGGTAACGAACTTATCCTATCTTCTTCGTTTGACTTCTTTTATCTTTAATTGTTAATTGTAGTCGATCTCCATATTAATgaattttttagatttatagTAGAAACTACTCGTGATTAAATAACAGGAGGACAACATAGTTTAATCCATACCCATCCAAAACAACAGATCTTACTTTATCTTTTTTAAGGAGCTAATAGTTCTTTGACTCTCTATTGATTTCCGGCTAAAAATCCTAAAAACGGATAAGCATTGTAATTGAATTATATGGTTACTATTAAAGAAAACCTAGCCTAGCACTTATTTAGGACTcgaggtgcattaaatagttatatacttatcataaaatttcgaggtgcattaaatagttatatacttatcataaaatttagtgGTAGCCTGATagatttttgatatgaaaattgaaaaggtacaaattttttatgcataacAAATAAGGGCTTCAtttagcctttttttttttttttatatatagcataataattttcatttagTATAATGTTTCTcttacatatataactaatagagaatagttttttattaattgaCAATTATGAAAGAATGtcatgtataattttttattatttgtcatatttaaattaatttcttaattttaagcattactttcaaaattattatgtatcctaatcatcattaattaataataaaataaaataaaaagtaaaaaaaaaaaactatatatgtaataaatctCATAATGATCGGTTGCAATGTTTGGTGGATATGTAGtattatcttaataatttaatttaattctaTCATAAATATTTCTTAGTCTCTTAATgagttgtcatttttttttagattgtttatatttatgttaacaTGTATAATCTTAATCATCAATTCTAATCTTAAtcctaattattaatatttatttttctattttatatatgaatacaaagatatttatatacattatattatgtttctttattaatttttacaatgagattgtttattatattatgtttatctttttgaaaagtatttattaaataatatataatgaatatacattatacatttattttatgatttataaatatttatacttattagtcatgctttaacatatttgacgtatatcatatatttataaattgtaattttattgtttgaataAGTCGTAATCTgacaaattttaatattatcataaattatgagCAATAATGCAACAATCTGTTAtcgtatattttatttatgttctcaGTCAGTCCCGCACAACGtgcgagtttaatctagttatctatatctatatctatatactatataaaagaGGAATCTCATCCCTAAATCTCAAATTATAACTCCAAACTACCAAAATATCACcttcatttattcattaatttaaacatcatcACCTAGTAtacctataatattcttaatgacATATTTTACAACATAAACCCctaattcttaaaataactGCACTATCTGCTTTAATATCATTTACTTTAACATTTACCACCCTTGCGCACCCCCCACCCCCGGCGGTAATCACCGTTGCTGCCACCATCACTCTGCGCCACTATCACCATCGTCATTGTATTACGTGAGTATAtgacttgttttattatattattaaagatGTAAGATTTAAGAAAATCTTAAATAtgacaaatttaaaataaaataaaagagttaTCAAAGCGATTGCATTTAAAAGTTTCTTCCACACTCCTCTCATGTATTTGACCAATTTATGCTAAGAACCTAACACATAGTGAAAGTTGAATTTGCGTCACGTCCATTGTCCATATTGGGTcaacttaggtgtggaacaaaACAAAATAGTAGAGTGTGAGGAGTAGATTTGACCAATTTAGTGAGGTGTACTCGAAAGACTTGAACACAATTGAATGGCCCGGGTCACACACACTGACACACGCAGTAAAAAACCAACcgtataaatatatacacagtCATTAATTTTATTACTATTGCTGTAATACACCCAAATTCTCCGTGTCTCTGATCACCCCTTTCAATCCTTGAGCAGGTAATTTCACCTATTATTTACTGATCaccctttttcttttgtttaattCCCATTTTCATATCTacacatattaatatatttcaCATTCTTTCATTATTTATTCTTTGAATTGCTAATAATTATGATGATAACGATTCATATTTTATATTGCTTcactttataattataataaatcaCAGTTTTATCCGTTAACATAATAAACCGAATACTTCTTTGGATTTCGCAATACTTAATGCTAAGGTTTTCGGGTGCATTCGATTCGACGGTTTCGAGATAGATAGAGGAATGGGAATGAAAGTAGTATTATTGTTAAACCCATATCTGTAGTTTTAAAACACGAAATGCACCTTAAATTCAGTTAGGGCTAATACGAGAAACGTAATTAATAATGTCGAATATTTGCAGTGGACAATGATTTAGAACACATTAGAATAGTAAGTTGAAAATTTGTTATACGACGAAAGGAGTTTAGATATCTTATACTCTGAATCAACTACAGAAAATATGTAGttgctttttttttgtgtgtgtgtgacaGTACTTTTGCTGTTGAGGTTTTAGATTTGGTTATAGAGTGTGTCATAAATGTTGTAACATATGATGAAACGATACTGACGCTAGCTAGCTAGCGTTGGAGACTTTGGCGTTTCCCGTTTTGTATATTGTCTTGGACATAGTAATGCTGTTTGTATAGTCGTACTTCTTTGTCGTAGGATGAACAACTAAGTTTTATTATCTGAGAAATTTGTAGATATAAAGTTGTGGATTCTCATTAATTTTACAGAAAGCCGTTGGATGGCCCTTCTTGTTAATGGCAATGGATCTGCTATCCAGAAAGAAGAGGAGTTATCTGGTTTCATATTCATGTGCAGTGGAGTGACAAAACCTCAGTGTTACCTAAATCGTGTTTTTGGGCTTCCTGCGGCAAGAAGGGAAGTTGTTGAGAAGATCAAACCGGGTACCAAGTTGTTTCTGTTCGATTTTGATGCGAAGCTTCTCTATGGTGTGTATGAGGCCACTTCCAAGGGAGGGGTGAACTTGCAACCGTCTGCTTTTGGGGGAAGGTTTCCAGCGCAGGTAAGCGTATGCCTCCCAATTATCTCGTTTCAAAACACAGCgataaggggggggggggggggggggggggttcaaATTTGGACTTTTAGTAATAATGGATACTGAATTCCTGCTGGCAGTGTCTGTTAAGAACtattaaaaaacttaataaattactatttttgttaaagatCGCCACTTAAAGTAGtatctttcttttattattataaccaGATGGTTTAGGAGATTATTTGCATTAAGATTGACCATTGGATGACTTTCTCGACCCATATGACCAATCTTTTTGGTTGCGTAAGTTTTTATTTTCCACATAGATATAAGATGACCCAAATTGACCCATGTATAAGTAATCGACTTGAAATTAATAATAGAAATAATGGAGTTGAATCAAGATTCGATGATGGTGATGCGTAGTTGCGTACATTGGTGGTTGCAATAGAATACTGTTACAATATGCTAGGCGCACACTGCAATAATTAGACTGATCACTTGATTTGATCCACCTAATTTACTTGTTTGATGTTGTTATAAGGGAAGAAAAGAAATGTAATTTGCTTTTTCTGAAAAGACTTTATAGTACTCTTGAAATCATTTCAGGTGCAATTTAAAATTTGCAACGATTGTATTCCACTGCCCATGAGTTCTTTCAGAACTGCTATCAAAGACAATTATCAAGGCTCCAAATTTACACCAGAACTTAATGCCCAGCAGGTTTGCACCACTTATGCTATCTTCCGGTATCATGATGTTTATAAAGAGATAGTGATGGTATATAGCACTTCTTGGGTAGGTTATGATTCATGTATGTagctatttttatatttgacaTAAAATGGCTATCAACTAGGCTCCGTGGCCTCAAATCATGCAACGTTGTCCTTTTGAATACTAAACCCTACTTTACCTTTTATCTCCCAAATAAATATCACCTGATATTAATAACTATAATCGTAGATCACAAGTTtacgctttttttttttccaattggCATTTTAGGCATTTGATCGAGCATTTTAGTAAAATTTATGGTAACCTTTACATATGGCTAATTGTTCAATCTCAAACATTTGAATTCAGGTGAGAGACCTTCTGTTGCTGTTTAAGCCCATTGTTGCACCATCGACTGCTTCACCACACCCTGCAGTAGCTTATTCTGCACCCGAAACACAGATGCTAGCTTTAGCACCAAATACTGCACTCAGACCATGGATGCAACCTCAAGCACTTTATGGTGTATCGGGACCAAGGATGCCGCCTCCAGCAAGTAATGGAAGGATTAACCCTTCATTAATCCGATATTCACAGAATCGCTATCGACCTTACCAGGTTGGACCATTACATAATCGTTCACTACGAATAACGCAGCCTCAGCTTATTCTGAAAAATGAGCTAAATCCACATTTACACCGTCCCCATCCATATACCCCTCATCAAGCCCCTCCAGCCCCTGTTAATCCATATCAATTTCCAGAGAATCGACCAACGTACCTCTCTAATGAACTATATTCAAGGTACGGTGCTTTTTTATGAAACATTTTTGCCTTAAGGACTTTTGTGAATAGCATCCTAATATCCGATGGTTAGGTGGTTTCTCTTTAGTTTGAGGCTTTGAGCTATATTACTTACTTGCATTATGTTAGTTTAATGTTAGGCGACTATATAGTCTTTGCTAAAGAATTTTTGATCGTTTAAAAATGATGTATCTAGCTTCTTAAAGTTTATGCTGGGTCGACCTGCCAATACTTTTTGTGTACAAATTGTTATTGTAATTTCAAGTCATTAGTATATGTTTTATGATCACAGAAGTTATTGTCATATTGATCTGTTCTTTTTTAATGGAACAGTTTATCATGCTGTATAAACTTGAATATTCTTTAAGCCACTTGTACATTTGGCCTTTTATGGTGCTAAATATTGGCGATTTTTTTTTATCGGAACCGGTGCctctaaatatttatattttagactGCCATCTAGTATTTCTCAAATGAAATGTTGTcatgtatataatttgaaaattaaaattttgcaGTCATTTCTGAATATTTCATTTTGCTTATTTACTGTTGGTATGGTGCTCTTTAgggtttttgtatttttttcatcCATTGCAAGATAGTTTATAAATGTATTAATCTGACTATCTGAGTTCATTCTGTCACAGGTATTTGACAACGCCTGTGGTGGATCCACATGATCAAAGAGTTGGCTTGGATGGTGGATACAGTGGTCAAGTCATACAACCCGTTTACAATCATGTTGATGGTTATCCTCAGGGTCACAACGCCTACACCCCAAAACCTTCTTATGTTTCTCCACAAGGACCACATCTGTCGACTCAACCTCCTTACAGTGCCCCAATATACACGCAATTACAGTCTGTGCCTGCTAAAGGACCTGAGGTGGTCGGTTCAAGTATGCCCGTCTCAAATTCTTAATCTTTTGATGGGGGCTTGCAGTGAGACATTGACAACTTGTTAGAAGATAGTTGACATTGGAACGAAATGACATGTATTTAGTTGTAATCTGATGGGTTAGTTTGTCTCTGTGTATGGGATATATTAGTTTGCATTAGGAATTCAGAATTGTCAACTTACAAAGTAGCTCTTTTATTTGGACGGTGATAATAGAGATTTGTACAGCATATTTGCAAGATACAAAAGAGAGAACTTCAACATCGTCCACAATTGTGTCACTTTGTGGTTTTATGAGGTTAAAGGTAAGCTCATTCCGATACCTTCAAAGGATTCAAACTGCTAATTGAACTACTTCATCTAAAACTTTTCTTGAACCTTGCCTCAAAGGTCATGAGTCCGCAAGATACATAACGTCTTGACTAAATCCTTCATTAATCTGATTTTCATCGCTATCTACCTTATCAGGTTGGACCATTACATAATCGTGAACAACAAATAACACAGCCTCGATTCGTTCTGTAAAATGAGCTCAATCCACATTTACACTGTCCCCTGTTAATCTTCCTGAGTTTTTAATTTGTGCGCCCTTTTAGGCAGCGGGACTATGTGTTGTGAATAGCATCCAAATATTTGATGTTTAGGTTGTTTCTTTTAAGTTTGATTCATATACTTACTTGCATTATATctctattatattataaagcatttgttccttttattttttcaactttaactaagtgaaaaactcaaaatactcCTATCACTTATTCATTATACCAGgagaaatggaaatgaaatCTTTTCCACTGTTTGGTTGGTCAGAGAATATAGTACACGAAGAAATGTATTTTCTCGGAGAAATCGATCCTTCACGTTTTGATTTCCACTCATTTTGCGAAGAAATGAAGAGAAATtggttataatttaaaaaaaaaaaaagagtatatattGTAAATCACGTGACATGCACATTCAATATAGATCTGAGAGAGCCCTAATCCCCTTTTGTCTCCGACGATATCTCGAGATTCTTTTCATCTCATCTAATTTCATGGTTGTTTGCTTTGGATCTCCTTAAATTGGAGGTATCTATATTGTACTTTCTTCaatacttctttttcttttattgcaATTAGAGCTATTACTAGTCATTTTCGGCTTCTTTTTTTAGTTTCCGATCGGTATTTGTTTTTTCTGATTTGGTCTAGCCGactatatatttgatatttctaCTCctgatttattatttgttctGATTTGCACTACCAACTATTGTGATTTTCTcaagtttttgattttgttcTTAGTTCTCTAACTTGAAGATACATGCGATGATGTTATTGCCTTGTCGGTGATTGATGATGTACATGCGATGATGTTATTGCCTTGTAGGTGATTGATGATGATTGTCTTAGTCAAACCCGACATCCGGTTTGTGTGTTGATATAATCGTAGTTCATCAATAACATCCCCCCTATAAAGGTGTGTAAAGAGTTGTGCAATTGATCATGAATCTCAACACAAGATCAAATTTAATGTTAATATTGTAAGTGGTCTTCTTGCACAAACTATGTTGTTGCAGTTGTTTGTTTTGCATCCTAATGACCGTTCTTGCTTAAGTTCCGACTTGCtgttagtagtagtagtaggtTTTGTTTGGTCTATGATTATTCTCCAAGTGGGAGTTTCGAAGACGCCATGAGGATGAGGACGGATGATGATAACAACGGATTATTGATGTTGTATATGGGTTGGGATGCACGGCTACAAATTGCGATTGGGAGGTGGTTTAGACAGCTTGTAGAAACATGGGAAGCTCGTGAGGCTCTTGATAAGAGTCTTTTGCGACAAGAAATGGAGGAAGATGAGATGTTGATGGCTGTATGGCACTTTGTCTCTCTCTGATATGCCTACTGATCGCCCTTTCCAGCAATGAACTTGTTCCGATGCTCACCAACTCCATAGTTTTTGATACACAGCTGCCTGCGGCGCAATTTGTATTACCATTACTCCTTACACTTTGTCTCTCTGATATGTATTTTGTTCAGAGTTA
It encodes:
- the LOC122606586 gene encoding uncharacterized protein LOC122606586 yields the protein MALLVNGNGSAIQKEEELSGFIFMCSGVTKPQCYLNRVFGLPAARREVVEKIKPGTKLFLFDFDAKLLYGVYEATSKGGVNLQPSAFGGRFPAQVQFKICNDCIPLPMSSFRTAIKDNYQGSKFTPELNAQQVRDLLLLFKPIVAPSTASPHPAVAYSAPETQMLALAPNTALRPWMQPQALYGVSGPRMPPPASNGRINPSLIRYSQNRYRPYQVGPLHNRSLRITQPQLILKNELNPHLHRPHPYTPHQAPPAPVNPYQFPENRPTYLSNELYSRYLTTPVVDPHDQRVGLDGGYSGQVIQPVYNHVDGYPQGHNAYTPKPSYVSPQGPHLSTQPPYSAPIYTQLQSVPAKGPEVVGSSMPVSNS